A window of the Hypomesus transpacificus isolate Combined female chromosome 22, fHypTra1, whole genome shotgun sequence genome harbors these coding sequences:
- the ptges gene encoding prostaglandin E synthase, translating into MLLNTVFSCFVFYGVLLVLKMYIIATITGQMRLRKKAFANPEDALRHGGLDHFRKDPDVERCRRAHRNDMENILPFLFLGAVYSLISPSLSLARCHFLVFFVSRLVHSMAYLCALPAPTRSLAYVVAQVPCVSMAVQVLMVVASYA; encoded by the exons ATGTTGCTGAACACTGTGTTCTCGTGCTTCGTCTTTTACGGTGTTCTCCTTGTATTGAAGATGTACATCATTGCCACCATAACTGGACAAATGAGGCTGCGCAAAAAG GCATTCGCGAACCCGGAGGACGCACTGAGGCACGGAGGACTAGATCACTTCAGAAAGGACCCTGACGTAGAACGGTGCAGAAG GGCTCACCGTAACGACATGGAGAACATCCTCCCTTTCCTGTTCCTGGGTGCTGTCTACTCTCTAATTAGCCCATCTCTGTCTTTGGCGCGCTGTCACTTCCTAGTTTTCTTTGTAAGTCGTCTTGTTCACAGTATGGCATACCTGTGCGCCCTGCCAGCGCCCACACGCTCCCTGGCATATGTTGTTGCCCAGGTGCCTTGCGTGTCAATGGCAGTGCAGGTCCTCATGGTGGTGGCCTCATACGCATGA